From the genome of Lotus japonicus ecotype B-129 chromosome 6, LjGifu_v1.2, one region includes:
- the LOC130724394 gene encoding probable pectinesterase/pectinesterase inhibitor 20 — MAFINFALLTLCISLILSILASSSIASNPPIVPPETICRSTTDPSFCKTVLANKNGTVFDYGRIAVTKSLSQSRKFLNLVDSHLQDKSSLSQPTISSLEDCLFLAELNFEYLSNTINTANKSSDVLPSSQAEEIHTLLSAVLTNQQTCLDGLETTASDQRVKNYLSSSLSNDTKLHGVSLALFVKGWVPEKKIQTSWQFNGRHLGFRNGRLPLKMSNRARAIYDSAVSRGRGRKLLQASGDNLSVTVSDIVVVSQDGSGNFTAINDAIAAAPNNTNGSGGYFLIFVTEGVYQEYVSIPKNKKYLMMAGDGINRTIITGDHNVVDNFTTFNSATFAVVAQGFVAVNITFRNTAGPSKHQAVAVRNGADLSTFYSCSFEGYQDTLYTHSLRQFYRECDIYGTVDFIFGNAAVVFQTCNIYPRLPMSGQFNAITAQGRTDPNQNTGSSIHNATIKATEDLAPKVSTVKTYLGRPWKEYSRTVYLQSFMDNLIDPTGWHEWSGDFALSTLYYAEYNNTGPGSNTVNRVNWLGYHVINATDAANFTVSNFLDGDNWLPQTGVPYLSGLI; from the exons ATGGCTTTCATAAACTTTGCCCTTCTCACGCTCTGCATTTCGCTTATTCTTTCCATCTTGGCATCATCATCCATAGCTTCCAACCCACCTATAGTTCCCCCAGAAACTATTTGCAGATCCACTACAGATCCTTCCTTCTGTAAAACAGTGCTTGCAAACAAAAACGGCACCGTCTTTGACTATGGCCGCATTGCTGTCACAAAGTCCTTATCCCAATCCCGCAAGTTCTTAAACTTAGTGGATTCACACCTTCAAGATAAATCATCTTTGTCCCAACCCACAATTTCTTCTCTTGAAGATTGTCTTTTTCTTGCTGAACTAAACTTTGAATACTTATCAAACACTATTAACACCGCTAATAAATCTAGTGATGTTCTTCCCTCTTCCCAAGCAGAAGAAATACACACGTTACTAAGTGCTGTTCTCACAAACCAACAAACTTGCTTAGATGGCCTAGAGACCACGGCTTCTGATCAGAGAGTGAAGAATTATTTATCATCCTCGCTTTCTAATGATACAAAGCTTCATGGTGTCTCACTTGCCCTCTTTGTGAAGGGCTGGGTGCCTGAGAAGAAAATACAAACATCATGGCAATTTAATGGGAGACACTTGGGTTTTCGGAACGGTCGCTTACCATTGAAGATGTCAAATCGAGCACGTGCCATTTATGATTCTGCGGTCTCTAGAGGCCGCGGGAGAAAACTGCTTCAAGCGTCGGGTGACAACCTAAGCGTCACAGTGAGTGACATCGTGGTTGTTAGTCAGGATGGAAGTGGAAATTTCACCGCTATCAACGATGCTATAGCTGCTGCACCAAATAACACAAATGGTAGTGGTGGCTACTTTCTTATATTTGTCACCGAGGGTGTGTATCAAGAATATGTGTCTATACCAAAAAACAAGAAGTACTTGATGATGGCAGGAGATGGGATCAATCGAACAATTATCACCGGTGATCATAATGTTGTGGATAATTTTACCACATTCAACTCTGCAACATTTG CTGTTGTAGCGCAAGGGTTTGTAGCAGTCAACATAACATTCCGAAACACAGCTGGGCCAAGCAAGCACCAAGCAGTTGCTGTAAGAAATGGAGCTGATCTGTCCACCTTCTACAGCTGCAGCTTTGAAGGGTATCAAGACACTCTGTACACACACTCTTTGAGGCAATTTTACCGTGAATGTGACATCTATGGCACAGTTGATTTCATATTTGGAAATGCCGCTGTTGTTTTCCAAACTTGCAACATCTATCCACGCCTCCCCATGAGTGGACAATTCAATGCCATTACTGCTCAAGGTCGAACTGATCCAAATCAAAACACGGGAAGTTCCATACATAATGCCACTATTAAAGCTACTGAAGATTTGGCTCCGAAGGTTAGTACAGTGAAAACATACCTTGGGAGGCCATGGAAAGAGTACTCAAGGACTGTGTATTTGCAATCATTCATGGATAACTTGATAGATCCCACTGGTTGGCATGAATGGAGCGGAGATTTTGCATTAAGTACCTTGTACTATGCAGAGTATAATAACACGGGACCTGGTTCAAACACTGTGAATAGAGTGAATTGGCTAGGCTATCATGTTATTAATGCTACTGATGCAGCTAATTTTACTGTGTCTAACTTCTTAGATGGGGATAATTGGCTGCCTCAGACTGGTGTCCCATACTTGAGTGGATTGATATAG
- the LOC130725880 gene encoding eukaryotic translation initiation factor 3 subunit F, with the protein MAASDRTVLQFSSSSSSSQSLSARVHPLVIFNICDCFVRRPDQAERVIGTLLGSILPDGTVDIRNSYAVPHNESIDQVALDIEYQHNMLVAHQKVNPKEVIVGWYSTGLGVTGHSVLIHEFFSREVTNPIHLTVDTEFANGVGTIKAYVSNNLSLGDRQIAAQFQEIPLDLRMVEAERIGFDTLKATTVEKIPSDLEGMEASMEHLLALIDDIYKYVDDVVEGRIAPDNNIGKFISDAVGSLPKSPPAVFDKLVNDSLQDHLLSLYLSSITRTQLSLAEKLNTAAQIL; encoded by the exons ATGGCGGCAAGCGATCGCACAGTGTTGcaattctcttcatcttcttcctcctctcagAGCTTGTCCGCTAGGGTTCACCCTCTCGTTATCTTCAACATCTGTGACTGCTTCGTTCGACGCCCTGACCAAGCTGAGCGCGTCATCGGAACCCTACTTGGTTCCATCCTCCCCGATGGAACCGTCGATATCCGCAATTCCTACGCCGTTCCTCACAACGAGTCTATTGACCAG GTAGCTTTGGATATAGAGTACCAACATAATATGCTAGTAGCCCACCAGAAAGTGAATCCAAAGGAAGTCATAGTTGGATG GTATTCAACTGGCCTTGGAGTAACCGGTCATAGTGTATTAATCCATGAATTTTTTTCTCGAGAAGTTACCAATCCCATACATTTGACTGTTGACACTGAATTTGCTAATGGAGTGGGTACCATAAAAGCATATGTGTCAAACAATTTATCCCTTGGAGACAGGCAAATTGCTGCACAGTTTCAAGAAATTCCATTAGATCTTCGTATGGTTGAAGCTGAGCGAATTGGAT TTGACACCCTGAAGGCAACCACAGTTGAAAAAATTCCCTCTGATTTAGAAGGCATGGAAGCATCAATGGAGCATCTACTAGCCTTGATTGATGACATATACAAATATGTTGACGATGTTGTG GAAGGGCGTATTGCACCTGACAACAACATTGGAAAATTTATATCAGATGCTGTAGGCTCCCTTCCCAAATCGCCCCCAGCTGTTTTTGACAAGCTTGTGAATGACAGCTTGCAG GATCACTTGCTCTCTCTATATTTATCTAGCATCACAAGAACACAGCTTAGCTTGGCTGAAAAATTGAACACAGCTGCTCAAATTCTGTGA